Proteins encoded together in one Polaribacter reichenbachii window:
- the gldD gene encoding gliding motility lipoprotein GldD: MRNIFLLLTLLFFISCNDDVLPKPKAYLSLEYPAKKYEKLSISRPYSFDILKSTTIIDDKNNWLKIKYPNLKASIDITYRPVKNNLKELLTEAEKLVFKHAVKAEQIIPKDFVNTEKRTFGSLYEITGNAASHLQFHVTDSTNNFIKGSLYFYAKPNYDSILPAVAYIKEDILKLVESLEWEKPI, from the coding sequence ATGCGTAATATTTTTCTACTTTTAACTTTACTTTTTTTCATTTCTTGTAACGATGATGTTTTGCCAAAGCCTAAGGCTTACTTGAGTTTAGAATATCCTGCAAAAAAGTATGAAAAACTATCTATTTCTAGACCTTATTCTTTTGATATTTTAAAAAGCACAACCATAATTGATGATAAAAATAATTGGTTAAAAATTAAATATCCAAATTTAAAAGCTTCCATAGATATTACTTACAGACCTGTAAAAAATAATTTAAAAGAATTACTTACAGAAGCTGAAAAACTAGTTTTTAAGCATGCTGTTAAAGCAGAACAAATTATACCTAAAGACTTTGTAAACACAGAAAAAAGAACTTTTGGTAGTTTGTATGAGATTACAGGAAACGCAGCTTCTCACCTACAATTTCACGTAACAGATAGTACTAATAACTTTATAAAAGGATCTTTATATTTCTACGCAAAACCAAATTACGATTCCATTTTACCAGCAGTTGCTTATATTAAAGAAGACATCTTAAAATTGGTAGAAAGTTTAGAGTGGGAAAAGCCTATTTAA
- the gldE gene encoding gliding motility-associated protein GldE, translated as MDPDPEPLLLLLFTSIDFIVGLNILALIFLFISSALISGTEVAFFSLSQTDLDSLSNEGKEQNIIVDLLEKPRKLLATILITNNFINILIVLLFASLAETIFADFDYQLNLILFEIPVRFLIEIVLVTFLILLFGEVLPKVYASRNALKFSKLMAKFINGVNVILTPFSLPLITLTKFIEKKLGNKNSNFSVETLSQALELTSDGATTKDEQKILEGIVNFGNTETVQIMKPRIDIFALSDDESYEVVLNKILENGYSRNPVYKENIDNIVGVLYAKDLLAHLNKKTFKWQDLVREAFFVPENKKLDDLLDDFRDRKNHLAIVVDEYGGTSGLVTLEDVIEEIVGDINDEFDDDDLQYSKIDENNYIFEGKTTIKDFCRVLDDEDEAIFEEEKGESETLAGFILEVSGKFPKKGEKINFKNYTFTIEALDKKRIKQIKATRNA; from the coding sequence TTGGACCCAGATCCTGAACCTTTATTACTCTTATTATTTACTTCTATAGATTTTATTGTAGGTCTAAATATTCTTGCATTAATCTTTCTTTTTATTAGTTCCGCATTAATTTCGGGTACAGAAGTTGCCTTCTTTTCGCTTTCTCAAACGGATTTAGATTCGCTTTCTAACGAAGGCAAAGAGCAAAACATTATTGTAGATTTATTAGAAAAACCGAGAAAATTATTGGCAACAATTTTAATTACCAATAATTTTATAAATATTTTAATTGTACTCTTATTTGCCTCTTTAGCAGAAACAATATTTGCTGATTTTGATTATCAATTAAACCTAATTTTATTTGAAATTCCTGTTCGTTTTTTAATAGAAATTGTTTTAGTAACTTTTTTAATACTCTTATTTGGTGAGGTTTTACCAAAAGTTTACGCTTCTAGAAATGCATTAAAATTTTCTAAATTAATGGCAAAATTTATTAACGGAGTAAATGTTATTTTAACTCCTTTTAGCTTACCGTTAATTACATTAACTAAGTTTATTGAAAAGAAATTAGGTAATAAAAATTCTAATTTTTCTGTAGAAACTTTATCGCAAGCTTTAGAACTTACTTCTGATGGTGCAACCACAAAAGATGAACAAAAAATTTTAGAGGGAATCGTAAATTTTGGGAACACAGAAACTGTGCAAATTATGAAACCTAGAATAGATATTTTTGCACTTTCTGATGATGAATCTTACGAAGTTGTTTTAAATAAGATTCTCGAAAACGGTTATTCTAGAAATCCTGTTTATAAAGAAAACATCGATAATATAGTTGGTGTTTTGTATGCAAAAGATTTATTAGCGCACTTAAATAAGAAAACTTTTAAATGGCAAGATTTAGTACGTGAAGCTTTTTTTGTGCCAGAAAACAAAAAATTAGATGACTTGCTAGATGATTTTAGAGATCGTAAAAATCACTTAGCAATTGTGGTTGATGAATATGGAGGAACTAGTGGTTTGGTTACTTTAGAAGATGTTATTGAAGAAATTGTAGGTGATATAAATGATGAATTTGATGACGATGATTTACAATATTCTAAGATCGATGAAAACAACTATATCTTTGAAGGTAAAACCACAATTAAAGATTTTTGTAGAGTTTTAGATGATGAAGACGAAGCTATTTTTGAAGAAGAAAAGGGTGAAAGTGAAACATTGGCTGGTTTTATTTTAGAAGTTTCTGGAAAATTTCCTAAAAAAGGAGAGAAAATAAACTTCAAGAATTATACGTTTACCATAGAAGCGTTAGACAAAAAACGCATCAAACAAATAAAAGCAACTAGAAATGCGTAA
- a CDS encoding single-stranded DNA-binding protein, translated as MAAGTINKVILIGNLGDEVKMHYFDDQNCVGRFPIATSESYTNKQTGEKITNTDWHNIVVRNGLAKVCEKYIGKGDKVYVEGKLKNRQWEQDGVKRYSTEVHVNEMTMLSTKKNTVNPNNLQQNQPTSSPETKTVAPEENDDLPF; from the coding sequence ATGGCAGCAGGTACAATAAATAAGGTAATTTTAATTGGTAATTTAGGTGATGAAGTAAAAATGCATTATTTCGATGATCAAAATTGTGTAGGTCGTTTTCCTATTGCAACATCAGAAAGTTACACCAATAAACAAACTGGAGAAAAAATTACAAATACAGATTGGCATAATATTGTTGTTAGAAATGGCTTGGCTAAAGTTTGTGAAAAATACATTGGTAAAGGAGATAAAGTTTATGTTGAGGGTAAATTAAAAAACCGACAATGGGAACAAGATGGTGTAAAACGCTACTCTACAGAAGTACATGTAAATGAAATGACGATGTTGTCTACCAAAAAGAATACTGTAAACCCTAATAATCTTCAGCAAAACCAACCAACTTCTTCTCCAGAAACTAAAACAGTTGCACCAGAAGAAAATGATGATTTACCTTTTTAA
- the mutY gene encoding A/G-specific adenine glycosylase, producing MNFSNTLIYWYLQNSRELPWRKTKNPYYIWLSEIMLQQTRVAQGLSYYLKFTSTFPTVFDLAKADESTVLKMWQGLGYYSRARNLHFTAKQIANEFNGEFPSTFKEIIKLKGIGDYTASAIASICFDEPTAVVDGNVYRVLSRYFGIDTPINSSAGIKEFKKLAQTLIDESQPGTFNQAIMDFGAIQCKPKKPLCMFCPFTDSCVALQKNLIETLPVKEKKIKVRNRYFNFLVIKTKDNKTILSERKGKGIWQGLYQFPLIESDKNINKNELISSDEFIALFPDETTISLFNKKEIVHKLSHQHLYTQFWIVETEYSSEAKINWSDIEKYPVPVLIANFLKEYQPKKY from the coding sequence ATGAATTTTTCTAACACTTTAATTTACTGGTACTTACAAAACAGCAGAGAATTGCCCTGGCGCAAAACTAAAAATCCATATTATATTTGGTTATCAGAAATTATGCTACAACAAACAAGAGTTGCTCAAGGTTTGTCTTATTACTTAAAATTTACCTCAACTTTTCCTACTGTTTTCGACCTTGCAAAAGCAGATGAAAGTACCGTTTTAAAAATGTGGCAAGGTTTAGGTTATTATTCAAGAGCTCGAAATTTACATTTTACTGCAAAACAAATTGCAAATGAATTTAATGGCGAGTTTCCATCAACATTTAAAGAAATTATAAAATTAAAAGGAATTGGAGATTACACTGCTTCTGCAATTGCTTCCATTTGTTTTGATGAACCCACAGCAGTTGTAGATGGTAATGTGTATCGTGTTTTATCTAGATATTTTGGTATAGATACTCCTATTAATTCATCTGCAGGTATAAAAGAGTTTAAAAAATTAGCGCAAACTTTAATAGACGAATCACAACCTGGCACTTTTAATCAAGCTATTATGGATTTTGGGGCAATACAATGTAAACCTAAAAAACCATTGTGTATGTTTTGTCCTTTTACTGATAGTTGTGTTGCACTTCAAAAAAACTTAATAGAAACTTTACCTGTAAAAGAGAAAAAAATAAAAGTTAGGAATCGTTATTTTAATTTTCTGGTGATAAAAACTAAGGATAATAAAACCATTTTATCCGAAAGAAAAGGAAAAGGAATTTGGCAAGGCTTGTATCAATTCCCATTAATTGAGAGCGATAAAAACATCAATAAAAATGAGTTAATTTCTTCTGATGAATTTATAGCACTTTTTCCTGATGAAACCACAATTTCACTTTTTAATAAAAAAGAGATTGTTCATAAATTATCTCATCAGCATTTATACACGCAATTCTGGATTGTGGAAACAGAATATTCATCCGAAGCAAAAATAAATTGGTCTGATATAGAAAAATATCCTGTTCCTGTTTTAATTGCAAATTTTTTAAAAGAGTATCAACCTAAAAAGTATTGA
- a CDS encoding HU family DNA-binding protein, with amino-acid sequence MTKADIVSKISDKSGIEKTDVLATVEAFMTEVKDALENGDNVYLRGFGSFIIKTRAEKTGRNISKNTTIKIPAHNIPAFKPAKTFTEGVKNKVAVK; translated from the coding sequence ATGACGAAAGCAGATATCGTATCAAAAATTTCAGATAAATCAGGAATTGAAAAGACAGATGTTTTAGCAACTGTAGAGGCATTTATGACTGAGGTTAAAGACGCTTTAGAAAACGGAGATAATGTATATTTAAGAGGTTTTGGTAGTTTTATTATCAAAACAAGAGCAGAAAAAACTGGTAGAAATATTTCTAAAAATACAACTATTAAGATTCCAGCTCACAACATTCCAGCTTTTAAACCAGCAAAAACTTTTACTGAAGGAGTAAAAAATAAAGTAGCTGTTAAATAA
- a CDS encoding Rne/Rng family ribonuclease codes for MKTELIIRSNSSDIDFALLRDGKLIELNNETTDNKFSVGDIFLAKIGKVLTGLNASFVNVGYPKDGFLHYHDLGAQVNSLNSFIKKVSTGKYKDFTLKNFRKEVDINKDGSIKDVLKTGQNLLVQIVKEPISTKGPRLSSELSIAGRFLVLVPFSNRVSVSQKIADPKEKERLKRLAKSIKPKGFGVILRTVAEGKMVAELDKDLQNSLERWKTMCKRIPNTNTPTKILSELNRASSILRDVMNETFTNIVTNDETLKVEIKEYLQEIYPEKEKIVKLHRSTTPIFEKYGIERQIKTSFGKTVSMSKGAYLVIEHTEALHVIDVNSGNRSNKAGSQEDTALEVNLISATEIARQLQLRDMGGIIVVDFIDMHKAENRNKLYQHLKEQMALDRTKHKILPPSKFGLVQITRQRVRPELSIKTTEDNPNLDGQVEAPIVLLDKIEADLEKLIFKLESNKSTNKKIQLHIHPFIAAYLTKGVNSIRFKWYLKHKKWITIIPRDAYTYLYYRFTTVKE; via the coding sequence ATGAAAACAGAATTAATAATTCGTTCAAATTCATCTGATATTGATTTTGCCTTATTAAGAGATGGAAAACTTATTGAATTAAATAATGAAACAACTGATAATAAATTTTCTGTTGGCGATATCTTTTTGGCCAAAATAGGAAAAGTGTTAACAGGTTTAAATGCATCGTTTGTAAATGTTGGCTATCCAAAAGATGGTTTTTTACATTATCATGATTTGGGTGCACAAGTAAACTCATTAAATTCGTTCATTAAGAAAGTAAGCACAGGTAAGTATAAAGATTTCACTTTAAAAAACTTTCGAAAGGAAGTTGACATTAACAAAGACGGTAGTATTAAAGATGTACTTAAAACAGGGCAAAATCTGTTAGTACAAATAGTAAAAGAACCAATTTCAACAAAAGGACCTAGATTAAGTTCAGAGCTTTCTATAGCTGGTAGATTCTTAGTTTTAGTCCCTTTTTCTAATAGAGTTTCTGTATCTCAAAAAATAGCAGATCCTAAAGAAAAAGAACGTTTAAAAAGGTTGGCAAAAAGTATTAAGCCTAAAGGTTTTGGAGTAATTTTAAGAACTGTAGCCGAAGGTAAAATGGTTGCAGAATTAGATAAAGACTTGCAAAACTCTTTAGAGCGTTGGAAAACAATGTGTAAAAGAATACCTAACACAAACACACCAACAAAAATTTTAAGTGAGTTAAACAGAGCATCTTCTATTTTAAGAGATGTTATGAATGAAACCTTTACAAACATTGTAACAAATGATGAAACTTTGAAAGTAGAAATTAAGGAGTATTTACAAGAAATTTATCCTGAAAAGGAAAAAATTGTAAAACTACATAGATCTACAACTCCTATTTTTGAAAAATACGGAATTGAAAGACAAATTAAAACATCGTTTGGAAAAACTGTTTCTATGAGTAAAGGTGCTTATTTAGTTATAGAGCACACAGAGGCTTTACACGTTATTGATGTAAATAGCGGAAATCGTTCTAATAAAGCTGGTTCTCAAGAAGATACTGCATTAGAAGTAAATTTAATTTCAGCCACAGAAATTGCACGTCAATTACAATTGCGTGATATGGGTGGTATTATTGTTGTTGATTTTATTGATATGCACAAAGCTGAAAACAGAAATAAGCTGTATCAGCACTTAAAAGAGCAAATGGCTTTAGATAGAACAAAACACAAAATTTTACCTCCAAGTAAATTTGGGTTAGTGCAAATTACAAGACAAAGGGTTAGACCTGAGTTAAGTATAAAAACTACCGAAGACAATCCTAATTTAGATGGACAAGTAGAAGCTCCTATTGTTTTGTTAGACAAAATTGAGGCTGATTTAGAAAAACTTATCTTTAAACTAGAAAGTAATAAATCAACAAATAAAAAGATACAATTACATATTCATCCTTTTATTGCTGCTTATTTAACAAAAGGAGTAAATTCAATTCGTTTTAAATGGTATTTAAAACACAAAAAGTGGATTACAATTATACCTAGAGATGCTTACACATATTTATATTATAGATTTACAACTGTAAAAGAGTAA